One genomic window of Aptenodytes patagonicus chromosome 3, bAptPat1.pri.cur, whole genome shotgun sequence includes the following:
- the OTOR gene encoding otoraplin, whose translation MHVLMLLGLLGVLLMCPLVTGIFMDKLASKKLCADDDCVYTISLARAEEDYNAPDCRFINIKKGQLIYVYSKLVKEDDSGEFWAGSVYGEQYEDHMGTVGYFPSSLVSEQHVYQEANKTVPTTDIDFFCE comes from the exons ATTAATGTGTCCTCTTGTAACTGGAATTTTTATGGACAAGCttgccagcaagaagctgtgtGCTGATGATGACTGTGTCT acaccATTTCCCTTGCCAGAGCAGAAGAGGATTATAATGCTCCAGACTGCAGATTCATTAATATCAAAAAAGGGCAGTTGATTTATGTTTACTCAAAACTAGTGAAAGAAGACGACTCTGGAGAATTCTGGGCTGGAAGT GTTTATGGAGAACAGTATGAAGACCATATGGGGACAGTTGGTTATTTCCCTAGCAGTTTAGTCTCAGAACAACATGTCTATCAAGAAGCAAATAAGACTGTTCCTACAACG GACATTGATTTCTTCTGTGAATAG